In Paramicrobacterium humi, the genomic stretch ATCACCGCCGTCATCGTCGCGTCCTCGCCGGCGGTCGGCCTCGTCGTCACGGCCGCTGCGGTGTTCCTCGGGACCCTCGGCATGACGACGAGCGCGGTCTCTGCGTCGCAGCGCGGCAGCCGCGCGCAGACCCTGCGGGAGCACCGGCCGCTCGCTCAGCCCGGGTTCGCGCGCACGCTCGTCGCGCTGCTCGGCGTCGGAGCGGTTCTCGGAACCGTCGAGATCGCCGCGCCCGCTCTCGCGACGAATCAGGGCGCTCTCGAGCTCTCGGGATGGCTGCTCGCGGCGTTCGCGGGAGGAAGCGCGATCGGCGGCCTCGTCTATGGGCAGCGCGAGCACTCGTCGTCGCTCGGAGTGCGGCTCGTCGTGCTGAGCGTCGGCATGGGACTCGCCGCTCTCATCGCCTCGCAGGTCACGGCGATTCCCGTGTTCGCGGTGCTCCTCGTCGCGATCGGAGCGTTTCTCGCGCCCTCCCTCATCACGGGCTATCTCATGGCGGACGCGCTCGTTCCCGAGGGCAGCCGCACCGAGGCGTCGACGTGGATCAACACGGCGGTGAACCTCGGGGCGGCGCTCGCCTCCGCCGGCGCGGGCGTGGTCATCGACGAAGTCGGCGCCGGACTCGCTCTCGCCGGGTGCGGCGGCCTCGCTGTCGTGCTCGCGGCCGCGGCGCCGTTTCGGCGTGGCGTCTCGACGGCGTGACGGCGTCAGCGCTTCTCGTCCGGCATCCAGTTGACGGGTTTGATGCGCTCCGCGAGCGCCATCCACACGGCGAAGACGAGGAATCCGGCCTCGAAGCGCGGCAGGTCAGCGTTCCAGCGCGCGGGCGCGCCTCGCCGCCGGAGCAGGAGGGCGAGCCCCACGCCGAGGTTGAGCAGCCCCCACACGGCATTGACGCGCGGTCCCGAGTCGCGACCGCCGAGCGGCGTCAGGTGCCGGCGCCCGCTGGCGGCGGTGGCCAAGTGCGGAGCGCTGTTTGCGACGAGGACACCGGCGACGAAGGAGCGTGCGGGATGTGCCATCCGGCCACGATAGACGACGGCGTCACCGCGCGTCGAGAGCCGCCTGATACAGCTCGCGCTTCGAGAGCCCCGTCTCGGCGGCGACGGCGGAGGCGGCATCCTTGAGCCTCTCCCCCGCCGTGACGCGCGCCTGCACCTGCGCGAGCGCGTCGGCCGGGTCGGCGGATGCCGCGGGCGCACCCGCGACGACGAGAACGATCTCCCCCTTGACGCCGTCAGCGGCCCACGCGGCGAGCTCTGCGGCGGCGCCGCGCTTGACCTGCTCGTACAGTTTGGTCAGCTCGCGGCACACCGCCACGCGGCGTTCGTCGCCGAGCTCGCTCGCGACGTCGGCGAGCGCGGAGGCGATGCGCTGCGGGGACTCGAAGAAGACCATCGTGCGGCGCTCGCCCGCGAGCTGACGCAGAGCCTGGCGGCGCTCGCCGGGCTTCCGCGGCAGGAAGCCCTCGAACGTGAACCTGTCGGTGGGCAGCCCCGAGACGGCGAGCGCGGTGACAACGGCGCTCGGACCGGGGATGACGGTGACGTCGACGCCCGCGGCGATGGCGGCCTGCACGAGGTGGTAGCCGGGGTCGGAGACGGTCGGCATTCCCGCGTCGCTCATGACGACGAGGTCGGCGTCGCGCGCGAGTTCGACGAGCTCGGCGCTCTTCTCGCGCTCGTTGTGGTCGTGCAGCGGAACGAGCTTCGGCTTGTTCGCGATGCCGAGCCCTTTGAGCAGCCGCACCGTCGAACGGGTGTCTTCGGCGGCGACGAGGCTCGCCGACTCGAGCGTCTCGACGAGGCGCGCGGAGGCGTCGCCGAGGTTGCCGATCGGCGTTGCCGCGAGAATGATCATGCTGCCAGTCTGCCACCGGCTCAGTGGGCGGATAGCCGGCGATGGCTAGCATGGCAGGGTGCGCGCGTCCCAGCCTCCCGCGACCGGCGGTTCCTCCCTCGACGAGCCGTTCGACGACCTCGTCGGCGCCCCCGCGCGCGCCTCAGACGATGTCCGCGCCGACGACGCGGGCGACGATGTGGAGCGCGGTTCGCGACTCGACGACTGGTGGGGGCGGATGCTGCGCACCCCCGCGCGGCGGAGGGCCTGGAGCTGGGGCGGCCCCGCCGCCGTGACGCTGCTCGCCGCCGTGCTGCGGCTGTGGAACATCGGCCAGCCGCACGCGCTCGTGTTCGACGAGACCTTCTACGTCAAGGACGCGTGGACGCTCTGGAACAACGGCTACGAGTCCACGTGGCCTGACAAGGCCGACCCGCTCTTCAACGCGGGGCAGACCGACATCTTCACGACGACGGGCTCGTACGTCGTGCACCCGCCGATCGGCAAGTGGCTCATCGGCGCCGGAATGGAGCTGTTCGGCCCCGACTCGAGCGTCGGCTGGCGCATCTCCACGGCCGTGGTCGGCATCCTCGCCGTGCTGCTCGTCACCCTCATCGCGCGGCGCCTGTTCGACTCTCCGCTGCTCGGCGTCATCGCGGGCGGTCTCATGGCCATCGACGGGCACGCGATCGTGATGTCGCGCGTCGCCCTCCTCGACACGACGGTCATGTTCTTCGCGCTGTGCGGCTTCGGCTGCGTGCTGCTCGACCGGCGCTGGCACGAGGAGCGGCTCGCCGCCGCGATCGCCCGCCGGGCGGCATCCGATCGTCCGATCACGTGGGGTCCCGCGATCTGGGCGCGTCCTTGGGTGGTCGCCGCGGGCGTGTGCTTCGGGCTGTGCACGGCGACGAAGTGGTCGGGGCTGTACTTCCTCGCGGCGTTCGGGCTGTACCTCGTCGTCGTCGACATGCTCGCCCGGCGTCGGGCGGGCATCCCGTTCTGGGCCTCGGCGTCGATCCTCAAGCAGGGCCCCGCGACGTTCCTGCTTCTCGTGCCCGTCGCCTTCGCCGTGTATCTCGCGAGCTGGACCGGCTGGCTCAGCACCTCGGGCGGCTACGACCGGCAGTGGGCCGCGGTCGACGGCAACGCGTGGACGGGGCCGTTCTCGTGGGTGCCGCTGCCGCTGCAGAGCCTCGTCCACTACCACGAGTCGATGTACGCATTCCACGTCGGCCTGTCGACGCCGCACCCGTACCAGTCGAATCCGCTCACCTGGCTGCTCATGATCCGGCCCGTGGCGATGTGGTACGAGGGTGTTCCCGACGGCACGGGCGGCTGCCACGGCGGTTGCGTCACCGACATCACCTCGATTGCGAACCCGCTCATCTGGTGGGCGGCGGGACTCGCGGCGCTCTTCCTCGTTGTGCGGCTGGTGCTGAAGCGCGAGTGGCAGGCCGGCCTGATCCTCGCAGGAATCGCAGCCGGGTATCTGCCGTGGCTGTTGTACCTGCACCGCACGGTGTTCCAGTTCTACACGATCGCGTTCGAGCCCTACCTGCTGCTCGCGCTCACTCTCGTCATCGGCCTCGTGCTCGGCCGCCGCACCGACGAGAGGTACCGGCGGGTTGGCGGCATCCGGGCGGTCGCCGTCTTCGGGATCGCGTGCGTGCTGCTCTCCGCCTTCTGGTACCCGCTGTGGACGGCGACGCCGGTGCCCACGTGGTT encodes the following:
- a CDS encoding dolichyl-phosphate-mannose--protein mannosyltransferase, whose amino-acid sequence is MRASQPPATGGSSLDEPFDDLVGAPARASDDVRADDAGDDVERGSRLDDWWGRMLRTPARRRAWSWGGPAAVTLLAAVLRLWNIGQPHALVFDETFYVKDAWTLWNNGYESTWPDKADPLFNAGQTDIFTTTGSYVVHPPIGKWLIGAGMELFGPDSSVGWRISTAVVGILAVLLVTLIARRLFDSPLLGVIAGGLMAIDGHAIVMSRVALLDTTVMFFALCGFGCVLLDRRWHEERLAAAIARRAASDRPITWGPAIWARPWVVAAGVCFGLCTATKWSGLYFLAAFGLYLVVVDMLARRRAGIPFWASASILKQGPATFLLLVPVAFAVYLASWTGWLSTSGGYDRQWAAVDGNAWTGPFSWVPLPLQSLVHYHESMYAFHVGLSTPHPYQSNPLTWLLMIRPVAMWYEGVPDGTGGCHGGCVTDITSIANPLIWWAAGLAALFLVVRLVLKREWQAGLILAGIAAGYLPWLLYLHRTVFQFYTIAFEPYLLLALTLVIGLVLGRRTDERYRRVGGIRAVAVFGIACVLLSAFWYPLWTATPVPTWFVMLHYWLPSWI
- the rsmI gene encoding 16S rRNA (cytidine(1402)-2'-O)-methyltransferase, whose protein sequence is MIILAATPIGNLGDASARLVETLESASLVAAEDTRSTVRLLKGLGIANKPKLVPLHDHNEREKSAELVELARDADLVVMSDAGMPTVSDPGYHLVQAAIAAGVDVTVIPGPSAVVTALAVSGLPTDRFTFEGFLPRKPGERRQALRQLAGERRTMVFFESPQRIASALADVASELGDERRVAVCRELTKLYEQVKRGAAAELAAWAADGVKGEIVLVVAGAPAASADPADALAQVQARVTAGERLKDAASAVAAETGLSKRELYQAALDAR